One Arvicanthis niloticus isolate mArvNil1 chromosome X, mArvNil1.pat.X, whole genome shotgun sequence genomic window, TATTGGACATCCAGGGATGCTGGCGAAGTAGTTAGATGGCCTTAATGGATTTTTCACTAACTCTGTCATGACCTAAGGCAAGATACTTATTTAGCTTcccagtgcctcagtttctttgccTTTAAATGCTAACACTGCTAGTATTTATAGCATAGGGTTGTTGtgagcatctaatgagatgttgCCAAACCTTTTACAGAATTTCAGTGAATATCAGCTAATATAACATGATGCTTTGTATTTGTGTCTCAGTTGATAGTTCCAAGAAGTTgggaagggaggctggagagatggattactcattaagaatacttgctgcttcCCCAGAGGGcatgggttcagttctcagtgcacacactgggtagctcacaactacctgtaactccagctccagtagaTCAAGATGTCCTCGTTTTCTGCCTCCACAggtatctcacacacacacacacacacacacacacacacacacacacacacctctcctctctccaaaactGGGAAGAAATTTCACTGAATGTTGAAAGCTTGCTATAGAGAGCTTTAGCTTTGTGGTTAGTACATTAAATAGGTACATGCAGTCTACCTGATCTTCATATTAGCCctgttgtgataaaaaaaaaaaagtacaacttGGGGCTGTTCTTAGGCTCATCTGGTAGGCATCAGCCCTTATAAGGTGTCCTTCAGCTGCCCTCTACCACTGTGCCTCTTGTGGTCAAAGAAGTACACTTTCATCTgcattcatacattcattcaaAAGCTTACTTATGGACAGTCTTCTTGACTGTGAGACCTGATTCATAGCAGTTTCTCCACTCTGAAATACCTTTGCTCTATCCgtatgtcttagtttgggttttattgctgtgaagagacaccataaccaaagcaactcttataaaagacaacatttaattggggctggcttacaggttcagatgtttagtcagttatcatcatggcaggaagcatggcagcatgcaggcagacatggtgctggagaaggggctgagagttctacatctggatccaaagCCAGGAGAAGACTATCTTCTGGGCAgcaaggagggtctcaaagcccactcccacagtgatacacctactccaacaaggacacgcctcctaatagtgccactctctgggctaagcatattcaaaccaccacagcatatAACCTCCCACATCAAGTACCAGGattactttcattttgtttttcttaataagtcctcaaaaccataaaaaataaaatcctccaCATACAATCCAAAGTctagtgttaaaaataaataaaatatgttaagatAGGAATGGCTTTGCTCCATTATATAATCTTTATTGAATTAGTTGCCCccctaaaagaaataatattgcaaacatatttttgtttaatagGAAAACTTTGTTTCAGGTTTAATTTAACAATACTTTTTTTACATACGTCCTgccacaaaaggaagaaaatgctaaCATTTTCATTAGCTATTGAAAGAAAATTACCTACAGATAAATATTTTGCAGATCTTAGTGTCTTGCTGTTTATTAAATTCTGAAATTGAAAGCATTTTCCATTGTGAGGCCCCTGGCTATCTTCTTTACAGATAGATATACTTACTTAGAAATGTAAGGAACTCGGAATAGTTACTTCAATCTTGAAACATACCAGAATTGGAAGATTTATATGTCCTAATTTCACAGCTCACTACAATGCTACAGTAATGAAGACTATGAGGTAATAGAATTATGAGGCCTGGCATAAACCTTGATATTCTTGGTCAGTTGTTTTTGGAAGAGTTCAAAGACCATTCACTGTGGTGAAGAAATTCAACAGAAGTTACCAAGAGTAAAATTAGACTCTTGCTTTATAACTAGTCACAAAGTGAGAGTTAAAaccttaaaaacaatttttttaagaattacaaaacttttagaagaaaacacaagattAATCTTCTTGGCCTTGGGTTTGACAGTAGTTTCTCAAATAatacaccaaaaagaaaaaagaaaaagaaagaaacagaaaagttgGACTTCATTAAAATTTGGTGTTTGTTATGCTTCAAAGGACTTCACCAAGAGAGGTTTTAAAAACAGGCAAGATGTGGAGAACAGATACCCATAATCTCAGAATTTGAGAGGCAGAAATAGAAGGATctttgtaagttccaggccagcctgagctacatagtgagatcgtGTTgcaaaactaaaccaagacaagAACAACAGGACAAACAGGATAGAAGAAATGTTTGCATAAGAGAATTGTATGTAGAACGTCCAAAGAATGTTAATAGATCTGTTGAATTGAAATTTTTAATGGACAAGGCTCTGAATAGACCTTTCTCCAAAAATAGGTAATTGGTTACTTGAAAAGACGCTCAACAACATTGGttattagagaaatgcaaatcaaaatcatCATAGAATGCTACTCCACATATACTAGGATGGATCTAATGAAATACGAGAAACATTGCTGAAAATGTGGAGAGACTGGAACCTTTATACATTGCTAGTGGGAACAGAAAATTGTACAGCCACCTTGGAAAGTAGTTCCCAAGAGACCCAACAATTCTAAGTGTGAGTACGCTCAAGATAAAACATGTCTGTCCAAAAacttatatataaattttcatgaAGCAGTATTATTCACAATTGCCCCAAAGTGGAAACCACCCAAATGCATGGATAACTAATAATAGAATACCCTACACGGAGTGTTAAAAAAGCAGAAGTGGACTTTAAAAACACAATGATAAGTACAAGAAACAAGTCGTAAACTACTATATATCGTAAGATTCCTTTTATGTGAAGAAATGCCCAGAACAGGAAAAAATCTACATACAAATAGCCAATGAATTACAAGTAACCTAGAGCTGGGGCGGGTGATGGCACATGGCTAGAGGATTCTCTTGTGGGTGATAAGGACAGTCTAAATTTACTCTTGATGATGATTGTGTAAGCCTAAATATACTGTATTAAATTAAACACCTCAAATTAGTAAGGACTGTTTATGTGAAGTTAATATAACTATTACAAAACAAATTTACAATATGAGTTtttatttgatgaatatttaTCCATGCCCTGtaccattttgttatttttttccctaatcAGTATTCTTAACTTATTGCCATTTTCTCAAACAATTACTCAATGTTGTGAGGAAAGTAACTCAGTTTTCCAAATAAGGGTCTGCTTTCAGGAATGTTATCCaaaatgcacaacacacacacacacacacacacacacacacacacacacacacacacctgtggaaCTCCAAAACACTAGGTAGGAAATTTGAAGCTTTTAAAAAAGTTGTTCCAGTCACAGAGAGAAATGTGACATCCAAGATCATTTGAATAATggattgatttttgagacagtcacactatgtagccttggctggcctggagcttgctatgcagacctggccttgaactcacagagatccacctatctgtgtctcccaagtgctaggattaaagatggaAGATACCAAGTCTGGCCATCCAAGATCATTTTGGTGGTGAGTCCATGTAATCCCCCTTAAtacctggaaatagaaaatagcTCAAAGCAGAGAGCTGCTGTCAGGGCTGTACTCTGTGTGTGAGGCCAAGACCTTGACATTCTCAAGTTCTCCCCATGTGCCTCTTGGATCCCTCACCCCAGTTAACAGCTTCTCCCAGAGAAGAGCCTCAGTCCCAACCTGAGCTACAGATGGAAATGAGATGGAGACTAGTAGTCATTCTCTCAGGCTCCAGAGCACCCCGACTAAATGAGCTACTCCTGCCCGAGAATGACTACCCAAAGAGGTTTCAAATGTCATGTCTGAGTAAGCATGTTTGGGTGAGCAAGATGGAGAGAAGCCTCTCAGAGAGAAGCTATAggctttttgtggttttgtttttgtttttgtttttcctactcatatatttgaatgcaaaagaaaagaaaggagggaaaagaaaagaagaaggaaaggaacatGCTCCTAGGTATAGCAGAGGAGAgagtttattgtagatatgtgggagagcatagccagaggcagggacatctgggagagcccagagtgaacatgaccagactgagctgggccttgtgaggagaggagggagggaaagagaggggagagcaggggAACCAGATGCAGTAGCCAGGAGGCCCAAAGGTACAGAGAAAGGGTAACCAAAATGATTAGATTATATAGGAGAGAGCAGCCTAACCCCCTGGGCTAAAGAGTTCAGGGTAGGGGGCAGGCTATGCCAGCTAGGAGGACCTGGTAGgggctgagggatgctgggagggcATTAACAAGGCACCTCCAtcatttgtcccaggtttgaaacctaacagtgtttgtatgtatatgtgtgcatgttagaCAGAGGTTGACACCTGGTTATCTTCTTCAATTGCTCTTcactttagttttgagacaggatctgtctGTGAACCTGGACCTTACTGACTGTTGAACAAACTCTAGGaatcatcctgtctctgcctgcctcctaGTCCTAGATTtactgctatgtagaccaggctagccctgaactcagatctgcttgcctctgccttccaaatactgagattaaaggcatctTCCACCATACCTGTCCATAGCTAGCTTTCTACATGCTTTCTAGAAATATAAACTCAAGTCCCTCTGCTTATACTGCAAgtcctttactgactgagccatctgtATATGTTAGGAGCCCTGACCCTTCCCTCAAAGCATGGTCTCCCAGTAGCCAGAGGTATGGCTTTGTCTCAGCTGTTTTCCAAGCCTGTTCAATTTCTGGAAAACTGTAGCCATATATAAAGAAGGTGTGATGTATTCTAGTCATTTGGACTTCCTCAGTATAAGGGAACCCTCACTATCCACACACATGTAGCCTGCCCCTTGAATTCATCTGGCAACCACAGAAGGACACATTGCCAAAAGGGCTGCAGAATGGAGTTTCTGCAAAAGGAGCTCCAACCGGCCCTCATTTCCTCAGTCCTATGGCTAAAAGCCCAAACCCCTTCAAGGCAAAAGCAATTTCAGGAAGGGGAAGCCTTGACTGgtggttagttggttagttgcttggttggttggttggttactGTTTACAGACTCTGGGACCATATGACaggcttctctctgctttcttcatGCCTATGTATTTGTTTCCAGGCCTCTCTAGTGAGTATTTCATGAAAGTGTTCATATGAAACTTTGCAAAATAGTATGTTCCTCTTCTGAATGTGCTAAGGAGCcaaaaagaattttcaaatcATCAGAGCTGCTTTGTGTTCCCCTGGGTTTGCACCTTAGACAGTGACactgagacaaagagaaaaagatgggAAACCAGAGCAGCAAATTACCCCTGCTATTTGGGTTTGTGTAAGAAAATTGGTTTGagagatattttctttgttcttattttctttggCCCTGAgtgctatttctctctctctctctctctctctctctctctctctctctctctctctctctctctctcatattgaAATTtgaaactatcttttaaaaagtaaaatattctcTGCCCAGATCTACGTGTaaagtgtttataaaatataGCCCCATTCATCACAGTGGTATTTCAGGGAGGTGCCCCTCCCACAAAGCTCTCTCTGCAAGTGGCAGGCCTGAACTGAAATAGGCATCAGGCACACTTGCTGGCACACTCAAGCAGCTCCATCCGGATGGCAATTCGGAcatgccagcctagagggatcaGTCGGATGAAGCGGGAAATGATGGGGGGCCTCAGTAAGTTCTGGACTGTAGAACTCCGGTCTGAGTTTCCATAGAAGACctaaacaggaagaggaagtcTGGTCAGTATCAcaatagaagaaggaaaaggaaaaatgactCCTGACTAGAgctaacgtgtgtgtgtgtgtgtgtgtgtgtgtgtgtgtgtgtgtgtttctctcctctcctaccatgtgagttctgggctgTGAACTGAGGTTGCCATGCTTGGTGGTAAGTATCTTTATATgttgagctatctcactggccctagCCTCAATTTTAAACAATGGAGAAACTTAGAAAAAAGTGGACTAACTACGGAAAACGTGCAGCACCCCATAAAATCTGGATAGATGATTGCAAACAGCTCTGGGGACATCTGAGTATACATGGGGACATTGCACTATCCAAAATGGCAGCAAGGAGCCATGTGTGCCCAGATAAATTTATGTGAAGTAAAAGTAGATGAAAATTTagtttacctgtgtgtgtgtgtttctgtgtgtatgcacgtggTGCCATGTCCTTGTATGTGCTAAGCAAGCAGTCTACCACAACAGCACATGCCCAGCTCGCATTTAAAGTGCCCATCAGCTGCTTTTCATCATCACAGGTAGTCTTATTGGATGGTTGCTAGAATATGCTTCttgactcttttttaaaaacaattttccattTCTATCCTTTACACTTTGACAGAAAGTTTTGAAGGGGTTCATAGCATATAAGAGAGCTGTTCATATAGTCCAGAGATATCCAAGCTGGATATCCTTTGGTACAAGTGACAAGTGCCTTTTAGGCTTGGAAAAATAGATtttaacaaacagacaaaaactagAGGGAAAATTTTGGAAAGGAGAAGGTGGTGTTGACATAAAGAGATAAAAGGTTTCAATGTTTTTCAGGAGGCAACGTAAGATGTTGCAGAAGCTTGACAGTAGTTCTGAAGAAATCACTCTTTGCACGCTTTCCAGGGTCACGGTGTTCTGCTCTATGACATGAGAGCATTTCATTTCCTCTAActttcttctaaaaatatttaatggcTGCACTTAGCTTGAGCCATCCACAAAACAGGTGCGCCTTGTTTACATCTTGCCTTCCTTCCTAGCAACCAGGCATGAGCTGCCCTCTCAGGCTGTTTGTCCTTGAGTGTATTCAACTCAGAAGCAGGTGAAGAGGGGGTTCCTGAAATCCAACCTGAGACTTTGTGAATAGAGTGGAGTGCCTCCTTCAGAGCACCATCAAGGCCTTTCCAAGCACAAGGCTGAAAAAATGAATTCTAATGTCTTTTGGAGAATACAACTAGTAAAAGCCAGAAAGGGAAAGTTTGAGGTGCTGGAGATGTGGCCCAGTTGACTGACAAGCACACAAGGCTGGGTCCTGATCCCCGGCAGCATATAAACTAAAGAAAGTACATGCAcacctccaatcccagcactcaagatggatagagccaggaggatcagaagttcaaggttatcttgaGCCACATAACAAATTGGAGACCAGTATGGGATACAtgaaaaatgtctccatcaaaaaGCATCAAAATGGTTTTTCCATTGTGTCATACTCCTCAAAACCTCAAGCCATGAATGTCTCACTGTGCAAATTGTCACCGTGGACTATAAGGCCTTCTGATTATTAGTCATATACATCTACTCAACTTGATTAAATGTCAAGAATAGACTTAGAACTGGAAGTGGTGgaatgtgcctgtaatcccagcattgaggagaGTGGGGCAAAAGGATCAGGACCAGCCAGCCTATGCTGCACACTGAGAGGCCAGAGATAGGAAAACAGCCTGAAGAATTCCTTGTTGTGAAAAAAAGTGAGCATTTTCAACAGCTAAGTGAGTTTTCAATTCAATTTTTATTGATCACAAAGACATCCAGGAGTTTAACAGGTTAGTTCATAGAGAAGCTCTAGATAGAACTCAGTCCTCAGGGATTAATAGTGTAAGTGTGTCTGGACTGGCACTGTCTTTTAAAGGGCCACTTAGGCTATTAATATTAATTCGTCTTACTATTACCCATTAGTAgcattttcaaactttttttagtatttcttttattattatgcatatctatgtgtatctgtgtatggcTATGTGCAAGGGAGTGCAGAAGTCCTTAGAGGCCAgagcatctgatcccctggaactggggttacagaatGTTATGatctgagttctgggaactggactctggttctctgcaagactggtatgtgttcttaaccacagagtcatctctctagcctcgaAGTGGTTCACTTGCTGGGCTTCCAAAAGGTTTGAAGGTGTCAGTCTCGGTCAATAGTAAGAAGTGACCATAACTATACAAGTGATAACAGGTAAGCCAGGCCCATGGAGCCCCACAGTCATTGTTGGAGTGAGTTTGGAACAGTCCAAATTACCAGGGTAGTGTTTTCAAGAGACTAGATGCTGATACTGATAACTagaaaaagacttttattttgcACATAAGACTGACATTCATTTATAAACTGCTAGTCTCCCAGACTACATGTGGAAAAAGAGAGATTGTACTGTGGAGAAGGAACACAGATAACCCAACATGCAGAGGGGTCAGTGCTctgacagagacagggacagcaGGAGCATAGGAATGGGGCATGTCTCAGGAGGTATGAGCTGACTTGGAGTGACACCCACTTACCCGATTGTTTCCAGTCTGATCCTTATAGTAAATCCAATTCAGGCGTTCATCAGTCCTATATTGCACACTGTACTTGGTCATCCACTCATCTATGTCACAGCGTCCTTGGGTAAGGATCCCCGAAATCACCTTGATCTCCTTCAAATCTATCTGTAACCACTGGCTGCTGTCCTGATACTTGGAAAGCCAAGCACACCTGCCAGGAACACACAAAATTACCAGGAGCCATTCTCTATATATGTCTGTAAAAAGCCAACAGGTGCTGAGTTTTGAGGGGTTACTAGTATCAAGAGGTATCATCCCAACTCTGGACCTTCCAACACAGCCTGATTCTTAGTTCTTTTCCTTAGGAAAGACTTCCCTGGCACGTTTAACTGATgagctcttccttcctccctcttcttcccaacAGTGTTTATCCCTTgagcagggatgcagggatgtgtTTACagtctgtctccccctctccacTGTGTGCCTCCAAGGCCAAGGGACTCACCCACCCTGCTACCACTGTATACCCAGTCCTTGGCACAACAAGGCACTCGGAGCTGTTGAATAAATGCTTTCTGTGCCATCCGTTTAGGAGACAGACCTAATTTTTCAAagcacatctttaaaaatataagaatgacTCCACCTGGGCTGCCTGCCCTACTTACCCAAAACCTTGACTGTTGAGCCGGGCCTTGTTCGCCGTCCATGAGGAATACCAGCCCACATACTGCTCTGGGTTGGAGCAAGTGATCTGATCTGGTGTGACCTCCCCTGACTCAAAACCCAGGGGCTTGTGATATGGGCATTCTGGGGAGGAAAAACAGCATAATACACTCAAACACCCAACTGTCTAGGCAGAGTGATAGCATATGTTTGTGTGGAATTCCAGTTCCTCTGGGCTGCCCTGAGAAAGTATTGAGATCTCATCCCAAAACCCAAAAGAAGGAATGAACCCCTCCTTATCCCAGAACTTCAACAGGAAATAGCTTAAAGAGCAAAGCAAGAAACAGGCACTTTGCAGGTAGTGGACATTTCATTTCTCAACATGGTACCAGATGCTGAGAGCCGTATGTGCCGCTATTAAGTGCTCACACAGGATGAAGGTGAACTGAAGTAAAGGGATTGCCATAGAGACATTCACTCAACATTCataaaagcgggggggggggattgggGGAGCTGGTTCTATGGCAACCTCATGGTGGGTGAAAAATGCATCCACCTCCCTCATCAACTTAGAGACCTAAATGCTAAGAGGTGTGTAGTGAAATAGCATATTGAAATGCCAGGCGTCCGGTTTTACTTGCCTCATTATCACAGGTTGAACTGTGCTGCATAAGAACATTAGGGTCTCTAATTGTTCTTAGGTAGCAGATGATAATGCCAATTACAGGAATAAAACAACTGTGAGCAGCAAAAATGGCAATTATATACTGAGACTGACTTCTTACTTGTAAATTGACGTTTTTCTCACtgtctgaagaaaaataaaggatgACTGAATAGGTAACAGCTGAAGGAAGCTGCTTTCTTCTAAATGGTACAGCCAAAGTGGTTCTTATAAGCTAGTTGCCTGCTGCTCCCTTCCCTTCATAACTAAGTAATCTCCTTGAAACCAGCATTGTGGGGTAGGGGGCATCTCTAGAATGAGAcaaagacctgggataagggaggcgtCCAAGAATGAAGGGAGGtatgaccttagctgtgactcacagtaTTGGAAATATGGAAGTTAAAAGAGGCCACCTCTTGTAGTCAGGCAGGAgtcccagtggagtgatagggacaccgacccacctacaaaactttcaactcaaaatttatcatgtctacaagaaattcagggactggggatggagcagaaactgagggaatggacaaccaataccaacccaacttgagacccatcccatgagcaagtaccaatccctgacactactaatgatactctgttatgcttacagacagaagtctagcatggctgtcctctgagaggttccatccagcagctgactcagacagatgcagacacccacagccaaacaatggatggagcttggggacccTTATCGAAGAATAGGAAGGCTTGCTGGCCCCAAATGGGATCGGAACGCCACGGGAAGaccaacacagtcaactaacctggacccttaggggtctcagagactgaaccaccaatcaaagaacatacctGGGCTGGACCGAGGCCttccctgtacatatgtagcagatgtgtggcTTGGTCTTCgcgtgggtcccaaacaactggagtgggggctatcctgaaagctgttgcctgtatgttcttttatatgttttatatgttcttttagctgTTCTTGTCTAACCTcggtgggagaggaagtacctaacctcacttgatgtgccagggtgggaggatgCCAGGGGAACCCACcggctcagaggagaaggggaggggagatgtggGGAATGATTAtgagagggggtgactgggaggagagcagtgagtgggatgtaatgtgaataagtaaaaaaatagacagacagatagatagatacatagatagataataaataggaaaaatgCTTATTGAGGAAAGCAGTTGACAGCTGGGTTTGGCTAGCATTAGCTGGCTGAACCCTGCTATAGAGGAATAAGCTGACTTGTttaagccaaaaaacaaaacagcattggGTTATCTTGCCAATTGACAACCTAGtttaaaacaccacacacacacacacacacacacacacacacacactttacaatCTTTCCCAGAGTTTCTCAGAGTTAGAAGTGACTATGTGACATAATTTCTGACCAGGAAGATCTAAGAGGATATAAGAGTTGTCTGGTCAAgttttctctttgtccttttgtTCCTGTTGTCTAGACTGAAGGAAGTCATGGTAACTGGTGCAACTGCAGGTCACTTGCAATATGGGGGACCTGCAGGATCCTCAGCCCTGCTATCCTTAGGTATTGCTCTAACCTCTAGTCCTTTTACTATATGTCAGTGTAGAAGTAATCCAATGAGCCCCTCTCTTAATTGAATCCTAACTCAGTTCCTAACTGAAATGCTATACAAAACGAAAATTAACCTTCTATACATCCACTCACCTAGGTTCCTATTTGAGAATGATAAATCCCAAATAAGGCAAATGAAATTATGTTTTCCATGTGTGTAAATCTGAGTTCAAGCAAAAGATATGTTTATTGTAGCATCATTACCTAGAACATTAACAGAGAATGTTTGAGTCTTCTTTGAGGTTGAGGTTCCCAAATTCAGTAAAACAGTCTGGGGCTATAGATCAGTGGTAGTGTGTTTCTGTAGCATGCACACGGTTCcatcttcaacacacacacacacactcacacacacacacacacacagaaagacagacacacagatacagagagagacagagacagacagacacacaagacagacacacacacacacacagacagacagacagacacatagacagatacacaagacagacacacagacaaacacagacacagacacagacacacaaacacacacacacacacacacaccttcagaaATGGCCATGCCCTGGCTCTGTCTGAGATTAGACATAGACAGGATGGCCACAGGCTTCAGGCTAGGATGGCTCAGCTTCCTTTCTACCTGTAAATGCATATTATTGTGGCCAGGCTTGAGAGGACAGCATTTGTAGTTTATCAAGTGCTCAAGGCCTTAAAGTCTATTAAAATCATGCCAGTTTTCAGGAGAGAGTATGGGCGCTTTTCTGAGCCAAGCAATCACACCTGGTGTGGCTGAATCATTAGGGAAGCTTATTAAGAATGCAGTGTTTGGGAGTCCACTCCCGGAGAGAAGTATTTTTAACAAGCATCCTTTCAAAGTGCATTTTAAAAGCTTTGGCCTGCCAAGGAAGGCATTTTGTGGGCTGGTGGATTGAGAGATCCAAACCCCCCAACTCCCAATCCCCAAGCCCCGCTCCAGCCTGCCAGTCAGGGTCAACCTACCAGAAGGAGGGACAAGATCCCAACAACAGAAAACAGGGTTTTAATGGGCCTTCACTTGTCACTAGACTTGATTAATTTGGTTTCAGGGTGCAAGGtttcatgtagctgaggctggcttgaAACTATGAACACTTGCTATGTAGTTTAAGCCTGGCCTTGATCCCCTGCCTTCactttccaaatgctgagattgtaGGTGTGCACCTACCACCCTAGCCTCCCCAGGTTCTTTAATCTGTaaagttcttttttctttgtctacCATGAAGGCAAATGTGCCAAGCACTTTACCATGGCCATGGGCTatagggaagagggagaaaagaagggaaatctTGTTACCAACTTCCCATCACTGTTTGTGGCAGTTTCCTCTTTCTATTTACCTTTCATTGACTTTCTTGCTTTGCTTCCCACATGCTCTGTATCTCAGTTAAGGGCTTGTCCAGCAGCTGAGATTGTGTGGTTCACTTGTGACCCAAGGACATATTTTGGAGGTCTGGGActatagcttagttggtagagacCTTACCTAGTCCTGGGTTCCCTCCTCAGAACCTGGTCATGGTTGTACACACCTTTATAAAAgctagaagcaggaggatagaGAAATTCAAAGACATCcttggctatgtagtgagttcaaggccagcctggaatacctgagaccctgtcccagaaagtggggggggagggagagagagagagaggagagagagagaaagagaggagagagagagagagagagagagagagagagagagagagagagagagagagagcgcctaaATAATGCCACCTGGATGGTCCAAAGAAGTCTGATATCCTTTATAATCCAAGCTGGCTCTGCACCATCCTACCTCCTGTCTAATGCTCTGGGTCTCGAGCCTTGACACCCTCaagccacaaaacaaaaagactataGACAAGGAGGAATCATTCTGAGCTGCACCATCTAGTCACTCAGGGAGCTTCAGGCACATACCAGTGTTCCAACACATTCTCAGAGATTCTCTGCTGGCCCCAGAACCACAGATGATGATAATGCGCAGTTAAGAA contains:
- the Rs1 gene encoding retinoschisin isoform X2, with the protein product MKDEGEDPWYQKACKCDCQGGANALWSAGATSLDCIPECPYHKPLGFESGEVTPDQITCSNPEQYVGWYSSWTANKARLNSQGFGCAWLSKYQDSSQWLQIDLKEIKVISGILTQGRCDIDEWMTKYSVQYRTDERLNWIYYKDQTGNNRVFYGNSDRSSTVQNLLRPPIISRFIRLIPLGWHVRIAIRMELLECASKCA
- the Rs1 gene encoding retinoschisin isoform X3 — its product is MPRKIEGFFLLLLFGYEECPYHKPLGFESGEVTPDQITCSNPEQYVGWYSSWTANKARLNSQGFGCAWLSKYQDSSQWLQIDLKEIKVISGILTQGRCDIDEWMTKYSVQYRTDERLNWIYYKDQTGNNRVFYGNSDRSSTVQNLLRPPIISRFIRLIPLGWHVRIAIRMELLECASKCA
- the Rs1 gene encoding retinoschisin isoform X1, with protein sequence MPRKIEGFFLLLLFGYEATLGLSSTEDEGEDPWYQKACKCDCQGGANALWSAGATSLDCIPECPYHKPLGFESGEVTPDQITCSNPEQYVGWYSSWTANKARLNSQGFGCAWLSKYQDSSQWLQIDLKEIKVISGILTQGRCDIDEWMTKYSVQYRTDERLNWIYYKDQTGNNRVFYGNSDRSSTVQNLLRPPIISRFIRLIPLGWHVRIAIRMELLECASKCA